A single genomic interval of Lentimicrobium saccharophilum harbors:
- a CDS encoding SRPBCC family protein encodes MKTLKRILLLILALVALMLIVAAFVKKEYSLEREITVNKPKPEVFDYVRYLKNQDNYSVWSQIDPDMKKEFSGADGTVGFVSAWESDDKRVGKGEQEITGITEGDRIDYELRFKEPFESTAYTYMICESTGEHTTLVKWGFSGRMNYPMNLMLLFMNMEGMLAPDFENGLTRLKQILEAPEN; translated from the coding sequence AAACCCTGAAACGTATTCTTCTGTTGATTCTTGCATTGGTTGCCCTGATGCTGATTGTGGCGGCTTTTGTTAAAAAAGAGTATTCGCTTGAACGTGAAATTACTGTAAATAAACCAAAACCGGAAGTTTTTGATTATGTCAGATACCTGAAAAATCAGGACAATTACAGCGTATGGTCGCAAATTGACCCTGATATGAAGAAAGAATTCAGCGGTGCAGACGGAACCGTTGGCTTTGTATCAGCGTGGGAAAGTGATGATAAACGGGTTGGTAAAGGTGAGCAGGAAATCACAGGAATAACTGAAGGTGACCGGATAGATTATGAGTTGAGATTTAAAGAGCCGTTTGAAAGCACTGCCTACACATACATGATCTGTGAAAGTACAGGAGAGCATACAACGCTTGTTAAATGGGGCTTCAGCGGCAGGATGAATTATCCCATGAACCTGATGTTGCTCTTTATGAATATGGAAGGTATGCTGGCTCCTGACTTTGAAAACGGCCTGACCAGACTAAAACAGATTCTGGAAGCTCCGGAAAACTGA